Proteins encoded together in one Urocitellus parryii isolate mUroPar1 chromosome 3, mUroPar1.hap1, whole genome shotgun sequence window:
- the LOC113183574 gene encoding olfactory receptor 10T2-like produces the protein MECWNQLHTRQAAAQEAEMEDRAPEKQRGNGTWLVTEFVLVGFSNLPHLRTTLFALFLLTYLVTLSGNVTIITIIHVDRTLHTPMYRFLAVLSLSETCYTLVTIPNMLAHLLMESQAISISGCRAQMFFFLVLGCNNCFLLTLMGYDRYVAICHPLRYSVIMRPTICLCLGALVFCSGFSVALIETCMIFSSPFCRGGRVEHFFCDIAPVLQLSCADSAHRALGIFFLSVLVVLFSFLLILLSYAFIVAAILRIRSAAGRRRAFSTCAAHLTVVVVHFGCASIIYLRPDSGANPARDRLVAVFYTVVTPLLNPVVYTLRNKEVRVALKRSLARSGGLSR, from the coding sequence GCTCCCGAGAAGCAGAGGGGAAATGGGACATGGCTAGTGACAGAGTTCGTGCTGGTGGGATTCTCCAACCTTCCGCACCTGAGGACCACACTCTTCGCGTTGTTCCTCCTCACCTACCTGGTCACCCTCAGTGGCAAcgtcaccatcatcaccatcatccatGTGGATCGAACGCTCCACACACCCATGTACCGCTTCCTGGCGGTGCTGTCCCTCTCTGAGACCTGTTACACGCTGGTCACCATCCCCAACATGCTGGCCCACCTGCTGATGGAGAGCCAGGCCATCTCCATCTCGGGCTGTCGGGCTCAGATGTTCTTCTTCCTGGTCCTTGGATGCAACAACTGCTTCCTCCTTACCCTGATGGGTTACGACCGGTACGTGGCCATCTGTCATCCCCTGCGCTACTCGGTGATCATGAGACCCACCATTTGCCTCTGCCTGGGAGCCTTGGTTTTCTGCTCTGGGTTCTCGGTGGCCTTGATCGAGACCTGCATGATCTTCTCCTCGCCCTTCTGCCGCGGAGGCCGCGTGGAGCACTTCTTCTGCGACATCGCCCCGGTGCTGCAGCTCAGCTGCGCAGACAGTGCGCACAGGGCGCTGGGCATCTTCTTCCTGAGCGTGCTGGTGgtgctcttctccttcctcctcatcctcctgtcCTACGCCTTCATCGTGGCGGCCATCCTGCGGATCCGCTCGGCCGCGGGCCGGCGcagagccttctccacctgcGCCGCGCACCTCACGGTGGTCGTGGTGCATTTTGGCTGCGCCTCCATCATCTACCTGCGGCCCGACTCTGGGGCGAACCCCGCCCGGGACCGCCTGGTGGCTGTGTTCTACACGGTGGTGACGCCGCTGCTCAACCCCGTGGTGTACACTCTGCGCAACAAGGAGGTGAGGGTGGCGCTGAAGAGGAGCCTGGCGCGCAGCGGCGGGCTTTCAAGATGA